From a single Thalassophryne amazonica chromosome 7, fThaAma1.1, whole genome shotgun sequence genomic region:
- the si:dkeyp-69b9.6 gene encoding zinc finger protein 865: protein MFQFGKYNLDIIEMLSGHQAHQFKGLGLDRQLQHQQQVQLHQHQLQQQQQQQAESPGALLTGLGLGPLQGSRGYHDDHRSQGNPSPCYSGASPCGSGMAGPALRKAPLAPTLHPHSQSHSQHHHPQQQPHLPLSSLLDDSEDDVTSSVNNAISAITAASNSGNRGDDRGDIIGGLLGGLGLGPLGSPSSTSGMDKNFRSGGSQEAISTNPSNPAAKPKRPRKPRAKKEAAADGQPPKRRQYTPRTGGSGLPRTHLCSVCGKGFARRETLRRHDRIHTGEKPHHCTVCGKYFREAFHLSKHQTVHSGAKNYKCSICGKEFGYSQSLKRHSKLHQKGEMEEVPTTPAPENLNSFNPNPQCSVTQDRSQTQAPNTSSYYSYSQDVKPQDGNPQPPAQPHPHPQPPPPPPPRLYTCAICWKSFRHHFHLTAHHQTVHEGGGEKLFCCEVCGKAFAYSNSLTRHRQSQHGMTRTEQSNPDEGSSGSGDNRSGSNVNRQTSENEAATNALLQMAPSPESHGGQSLSVVTHSHQQAPPPQPPPGYSPLFYDAAAAQSSASNALSYTQPLPPNSTLMPSQHPHSPAGVKGEHIYPAGSRSRTLHTTAPFQPLTELPSTEHHHLHHHHHSHHHSHHQLGTQSHQHHDCSSQVSHDEMRRHKKKKKKSNRKEWRGNKWESSDVAIFDGTKKKRKISCLIRGQLNKNQGFLRLTIRRGGSGGGGYKLVNTGGMKVQILSSLKVPVKRFGCSICPNSVFSHQAGLLVHMAVKHPRKALTTQERLRCSVCGKQSYRPLAAFIHRASHRARGTFSCRRCFARFWNATLLRRHKVSCRRRAKGLKRGDGKRLKFSKRPKERQNREDHGGMPFLQ from the exons ATGTTCCAATTTGGAAAATATAATTTGGACATTATAGAGATGTTAAGTGGGCACCAGGCCCACCAGTTCAAAGGCCTTGGTTTAGATCGACAACTACAGCATCAGCAGCAAGTGCAGCTTCACCAGCATCAActccaacagcagcagcaacagcaggctGAGTCTCCTGGAGCCCTTCTGACTGGACTTGGCTTGGGTCCCCTGCAAGGGTCTAGAG GCTACCATGATGATCACCGTTCTCAAGGTAATCCATCTCCATGCTACTCTGGTGCCTCCCCCTGTGGAAGTGGGATGGCCGGCCCAGCTCTGAGAAAGGCACCTTTGGCCCCGACACTGCATCCTCACTCACAGAGCCACAGCCAACATCACCATCCGCAGCAGCAGCCCCACCTGCCTCTATCTTCACTACTGGATGACTCAGAGGATGATGTCACCAGCTCTGTCAATAATGCCATCTCTGCTATAACGGCAGCTAGTAACAGCGGCAATAGAGGGGATGATAGGGGAGACATCATAGGAGGGCTTCTAGGTGGTCTTGGTTTAGGTCCACTGGGTTCACCTTCATCAACATCTGGTATGGATAAAAATTTCAGAAGTGGTGGGAGCCAGGAAGCTATAAGCACTAATCCATCAAATCCTGCTGCCAAACCTAAACGTCCACGCAAACCTAGAGCaaagaaagaagcagcagctgatgGTCAGCCCCCAAAACGCAGACAGTACACCCCAAGAACAGGGGGAAGTGGGCTCCCACGCACTCATCTTTGCAGTGTCTGCGGTAAGGGATTTGCACGTCGTGAGACCCTACGTAGGCATGACCGCATCCATACTGGAGAGAAGCCTCACCACTGCACTGTGTGTGGAAAGTATTTCCGAGAAGCTTTTCACCTCAGCAAACATCAAACCGTCCATTCTGGAGCAAAAAATTACAAATGCAGCATCTGTGGAAAAGAGTTTGGGTACTCTCAGAGCCTCAAGAGGCATAGTAAACTCCACCAGAAGGGGGAGATGGAAGAGGTGCCTACAACACCAGCTCCAGAGAATCTTAACAGCTTTAACCCAAATCCTCAGTGTAGTGTGACCCAGGACAGGAGCCAGACCCAAGCACCTAACACCTCCTCCTATTACTCCTACTCTCAAGATGTCAAGCCTCAAGACGGCAACCCCCAACCTCCAGCCCAACCTCATCCTCATCCTCAGcccccacctccaccaccacctcGACTTTACACATGTGCTATATGTTGGAAGTCGTTCCGCCATCACTTCCATCTGACAGCCCATCACCAAACAGTTCATGAAGGTGGGGGTGAAAAACTGTTCTGCTGTGAGGTATGTGGTAAAGCCTTTGCTTACTCCAATAGCCTCACTCGACATAGGCAGTCACAGCATGGAATGACCCGCACTGAACAGTCTAACCCAGATGAAGGTAGCAGTGGCTCTGGAGACAACAGAAGTGGGAGTAATGTTAATCGACAAACATCAGAGAATGAGGCTGCCACCAATGCCCTGTTACAGATGGCTCCTTCACCAGAAAGCCATGGAGGGCAGAGTCTGAGTGTTGTCACCCACAGCCACCAACAAGCTCCCCCACCCCAACCACCACCTGGTTACTCCCCCCTTTTTTATGATGCTGCAGCAGCCCAGTCTTCAGCCTCTAATGCCCTGTCCTACACACAGCCTCTACCCCCAAACTCTACGCTCATGCCCTCTCAACACCCGCATTCCCCAGCAGGGGTGAAAGGAGAGCACATATATCCAGCTGGATCTCGTAGTCGTACACTTCACACTACAGCCCCGTTCCAGCCTCTTACGGAACTGCCTTCCACTGAACATCATCATCTGCATCATCACCATCACTCGCACCACCATTCTCATCATCAGCTGGGTACCCAGTCCCACCAACACCATGACTGCAGCAGCCAGGTCTCACatgatgaaatgaggagacacaagaagaaaaaaaaaaagtccaacaggaaGGAATGGAGGGGAAATAAGTGGGAATCCTCAGATGTAGCAATATTTGATGGAACCAAAAAGAAGAGAAAGATAAGTTGTTTAATAAGAGGGCAGTTGAATAAAAATCAAGGCTTTCTTCGCTTAACAATTAGGCGAGGAGGATCAGGTGGTGGTGGGTACAAGCTTGTCAATACTGGTGGAATGAAGGTCCAGATCTTGTCATCTCTCAAAGTCCCTGTGAAACGTTTTGGCTGTTCTATATGCCCCAATTCTGTGTTTTCCCACCAAGCGGGACTTCTAGTCCACATGGCAGTTAAACACCCACGAAAAGCCTTGACCACTCAAGAGAGACTGAGATGCAGCGTGTGTGGGAAGCAGTCTTACAGGCCTTTGGCGGCCTTCATCCATCGCGCCTCTCATCGTGCCAGGGGGACATTTTCCTGCAGACGTTGCTTTGCTCGTTTCTGGAATGCTACACTTCTTCGCAGGCACAAAGTGTCCTGCCGCCGCAGGGCTAAAGGACTAAAGCGAGGGGATGGTAAAAGGCTGAAATTTTCAAAAAGACCAAAAGAGAGACAGAACCGAGAGGATCACGGGGGAATGCCATTCCTACAGTGA